The following proteins are co-located in the Chlorogloeopsis sp. ULAP01 genome:
- a CDS encoding PAP/fibrillin family protein: MNNRVLLKEKLQAKLKELQANSDGSPVTNLKLDKVIATEIEQLTTELESFNPNPSPLLYATSLLEGAWQLQYSTAREIRSLASLPLGLKVGKVYQVIDTANKLFFNLAKVKHSLGLLSGYVKVTASFEPTKEDLSSLPNKRLNVYFDKRYLSIEKIIGIDTPQLNPFKVVPANNPTGRIATLDITYLDETLRIGRGGDGSLFILTKSNDLPDNISSI; this comes from the coding sequence TTGAACAATCGAGTCCTATTGAAGGAAAAATTACAAGCGAAACTTAAGGAGCTCCAAGCCAACAGCGATGGTTCTCCTGTTACTAATTTGAAGCTAGATAAAGTTATCGCCACAGAAATTGAGCAATTGACTACGGAACTCGAAAGCTTTAATCCTAATCCTAGTCCTCTATTGTATGCTACTTCTTTACTGGAAGGAGCTTGGCAACTGCAATATTCCACTGCTAGAGAAATCCGTTCTTTAGCTTCCCTCCCGTTGGGATTAAAAGTAGGTAAAGTCTATCAAGTGATTGATACTGCAAATAAATTGTTTTTCAATTTGGCTAAAGTTAAACATTCTCTTGGGTTACTATCGGGGTATGTCAAAGTGACAGCTAGCTTTGAGCCTACCAAAGAAGATTTATCGTCTCTACCAAACAAACGCCTCAACGTCTATTTTGACAAACGCTACCTATCGATTGAGAAAATTATCGGCATTGACACCCCCCAACTCAACCCATTTAAAGTTGTTCCAGCTAATAATCCTACTGGCAGAATTGCCACCCTCGACATTACTTACCTGGATGAAACCTTAAGAATTGGACGTGGAGGGGATGGAAGTTTATTCATTCTTACTAAATCCAATGATTTACCTGACAACATAAGCTCAATCTGA
- the argJ gene encoding bifunctional ornithine acetyltransferase/N-acetylglutamate synthase — protein MADWQEITGGVTAPRGYRASGIKAGLKPSGLPDLALILSDVEAIAAGVFTTSHVRAACVDYCRQRLQAKHGARAILCNAGQANAATGSQGWLDALESAMAVAQALNIPSESVLLASTGVIGQRMPMDKLKAGIPQLVASLSETGSDAAAGAIITTDLVTKSIALETTIGDRPVRMGGIAKGSGMIHPNMATMLAFVTCDAAVSPHLWQEMLIRAADRSFNSITVDGDTSTNDSLIALANGQSRTPAIIEMGHEAEKLEAMLTAVCQHLAKAIARDGEGATCLIEVQVTGAHDEQAARQIAKTIAGSSLVKSAIFGRDPNWGRIAAAAGRASVPFEQENLRIQLGDFVMMENGQPLLFDRKAANEYLKQAASGAYLKEDTVLISVSIGNGHGTGTAWGCDLSYDYVKINAEYTT, from the coding sequence ATGGCAGATTGGCAGGAAATTACTGGTGGTGTAACAGCGCCTAGAGGTTATCGGGCAAGTGGAATTAAAGCTGGATTGAAGCCTTCTGGGCTACCAGATTTAGCACTCATCTTATCGGATGTAGAAGCGATCGCTGCCGGAGTATTCACCACCAGTCACGTGAGAGCAGCGTGTGTCGATTATTGTCGCCAACGCTTGCAAGCTAAACATGGTGCTCGTGCCATCCTTTGCAATGCCGGACAAGCAAACGCCGCAACAGGCAGCCAAGGCTGGTTAGATGCCTTAGAATCAGCTATGGCAGTAGCCCAAGCATTAAACATTCCTAGTGAATCTGTGCTACTTGCTTCCACAGGAGTAATTGGGCAGCGAATGCCAATGGATAAGCTCAAAGCAGGAATTCCCCAACTAGTAGCATCACTCTCAGAAACTGGTTCCGATGCTGCCGCAGGCGCAATTATCACCACAGATTTAGTCACAAAATCTATTGCCCTAGAGACAACAATAGGCGATCGCCCGGTGCGGATGGGAGGTATTGCTAAGGGTTCTGGGATGATTCATCCGAATATGGCAACGATGCTAGCATTTGTCACCTGCGATGCTGCGGTTTCACCGCACCTTTGGCAAGAGATGTTGATTCGGGCTGCCGATAGAAGCTTCAATTCGATTACCGTTGATGGCGATACAAGTACCAACGATAGCTTAATTGCCCTTGCTAATGGTCAATCTCGCACTCCTGCAATTATAGAAATGGGACATGAAGCGGAAAAATTAGAAGCAATGTTGACAGCAGTTTGCCAGCATTTAGCAAAAGCGATCGCTCGTGACGGTGAAGGTGCAACCTGCTTGATTGAAGTGCAAGTTACAGGTGCTCACGATGAACAAGCAGCCCGTCAAATTGCTAAAACCATAGCAGGTTCTTCTTTAGTGAAATCTGCAATCTTTGGACGCGATCCTAACTGGGGGCGTATCGCTGCTGCCGCTGGACGTGCTAGTGTACCATTTGAGCAAGAAAATTTGAGAATTCAACTAGGCGATTTTGTAATGATGGAGAATGGGCAACCTTTGCTTTTTGATCGCAAAGCAGCAAATGAATATTTGAAACAAGCAGCATCAGGTGCATATTTAAAAGAGGATACAGTGTTAATCTCCGTTAGTATTGGTAATGGTCATGGTACAGGTACAGCTTGGGGTTGTGACTTGAGTTACGATTACGTAAAGATTAACGCTGAGTACACTACTTGA